One window of Pleurodeles waltl isolate 20211129_DDA chromosome 3_1, aPleWal1.hap1.20221129, whole genome shotgun sequence genomic DNA carries:
- the CRPPA gene encoding D-ribitol-5-phosphate cytidylyltransferase, whose protein sequence is MSSPKHVGSGKVAGMGKPQVAAVLPAGGSGERMGVSTPKQFCTILGRPLISYTIQAFERVRWIKEIVVVVPAEKIDLMQSIIHKYGHKRVTLAEGGTARHRSILSGLKMLAQSESPVSKLWKPDVVIIHDAVRPFVEEDILLKVTAAANEHGAAGVVRPLISTVIASSEVGCLDYSLERAKHRASEMPQAFQFDAIFQAYLQSSDYDLDYGTECLQLALKYSSMPAKLVDGPPDLWKVTYSRDLYAAESLIKDGLSQYVCLITVMKEDVVQVGFLLHETLKTHGKQVKGISPSMCENVSQLQSLFKDKPCYNFICINTKESSFEDAEKMVDLLGSSSLPILYPVLLFSVHLVGPEGSSLYDKPQELEGIRDLSHKAMKKNIWVYGLVINLTKIEQQLQETVCRGAAIIMALIKDRCGTLAGQLLVA, encoded by the coding sequence ATGTCATCTCCCAAACAtgttggcagtggtaaggtggcaGGAATGGGGAAGCCACAAGTGGCAGCTGTGCTTCCAGCGGGAGGGTCTGGCGAGAGGATGGGCGTCTCCACTCCAAAGCAGttctgtacaatcctggggaggcCTCTCATCAGTTATACAATACAGGCATTTGAGAGAGTCAGATGGATAAAGGAGATTGTGGTGGTCGTGCCTGCTGAGAAAATTGACTTGATGCAGTCCATCATTCACAAGTATGGACACAAACGGGTCACACTGGCAGAAGGTGGCACAGCACGACACCGGTCAATACTTAGTGGACTGAAGATGCTGGCGCAGAGTGAGTCTCCTGTTTCTAAACTCTGGAAGCCTGATGTGGTCATCATTCATGATGCTGTGCGGCCTTTTGTGGAAGAAGATATTCTTCTCAAGGTGACAGCAGCAGCAAATGAGCATGGAGCCGCTGGAGTAGTTCGTCCTTTGATCTCCACAGTCATTGCGTCTTCTGAGGTTGGCTGCTTAGACTATTCACTTGAACGTGCTAAACACAGGGCTAGTGAGATGCCACAGGCTTTCCAGTTTGATGCCATCTTCCAAGCCTACCTTCAGTCTAGTGACTATGATTTGGACTATGGTACAGAGTGCCTGCAGTTAGCATTGAAGTACTCAAGCATGCCTGCTAAACTGGTGGACGGTCCCCCCGATCTCTGGAAAGTAACGTACAGCCGGGACTTGTATGCAGCAGAGTCTCTGATCAAGGATGGGCTCTCACAGTATGTCTGCCTGATAACAGTTATGAAGGAAGATGTTGTTCAAGTTGGCTTTCTTCTTCACGAAACTCTGAAAACCCATGGGAAGCAAGTGAAGGGCATCTCACCCTCCATGTGTGAAAATGTTTCTCAACTGCAGTCCCTCTTCAAGGACAAACCCTGCTACAATTTTATTTGTATAAACACAAAAGAGTCAAGTTTTGAAGACGCAGAAAAGATGGTTGATCTTCTTGGAAGTAGCAGCCTTCCCATTTTATACCCTGTACTTTTATTTTCAGTTCACTTGGTTGGACCGGAAGGCTCTTCTTTGTATGATAAACCACAAGAGCTTGAAGGTATCAGAGATCTTTCCCATAAAGcaatgaagaaaaatatttgggTCTATGGGCTTGTGATCAATCTTACAAAGATTGAACAGCAGCTTCAGGAGACTGTGTGCAGGGGTGCTGCTATTATCATGGCTCTAATAAAAGATAGATGTGGTACACTGGCAGGGCAGTTGTTGGTAGCTTAA